The Oncorhynchus kisutch isolate 150728-3 linkage group LG8, Okis_V2, whole genome shotgun sequence DNA segment tgaaatattagccactatcagtATCGACCGTCAGTACTGTAGGCCTAATAACAACACATATTCAACTGACAATTTACTTTTAGTTCCCTTTAGTTGGTATAACCTtcattatcattccatttactTACATTGTTGTGTTTACCTTCATTTGTTTCCTCTGTAAACGCCGTCACGGCTGTGTGGTTGTTGCTGAGAATCATTAGTAACAGTTGATAATATAAAAAGACATAATTCAATCATTACGGAGTGGAGCGCAGACCAAGCTGTAATAGTTTGAACCCCATGCATGGCGCAGTACTTGGCCGTGTCATCACACAGTTCCATGGTTAGTGCAGGCGAGAGGATAGAACACTGTTGTACACTATTCTCCCTGTTATAATTCTATGTACACTAATCTTCCAACATTATCATGTGTTGAAGAACTGAATGTGGCAATTTTCAGAATGAATTAAATCAACATTTTCTTTCTTTCGTGCGTAAAGTTTCTCTAAACCTGTTTTTTAtgattcataaatactttcctaaaACCAAATAATCTgcaagatcagagtattttttgTATCTACCATCTACCAATTGGTgttttctttcattgatccctaatattTTGAACCCGTTCTCTTGAGTCTGTCGACAAAATTCAAACTAAAAGGTGCActgtatttaaagggatggcttaagataaGTGCACTGAAAAAAATATTGAATGAAGATTCCATGAGAAAATCTGTTGGctagcaagtgggagggttttcagggTTGAATGAAATTTATTCAGAGTGTGCAAGGTAGCCACACCTGCAGAGCGCGTTATGCGACTaaataaggtaagtctgaatacaaAATACTAAGAAATGCGTCGGAAAGACGTGTGTAGGAAATTTGTAAATTCCTAAGTTGGAATCGGGCCTCATAAGAACAGAACAGACTCATGAATGGTCTCAGAGATTCTGACTGGATTGGTCTATTTGGCACTAAGATCCACTATTAGGTGCTGGTAGGCCAGGGTGTTGCCTTTGAAGCTGGCTGCCAGCAGGATGTCTTTGTTGTCCACTGACACCAAGCTGAAGGCCCGGGGTGCTCTCATGTTGAGCTCCTGGAAGAGCTGGAAGCGCTGGGTAAGGTCGTCCCACAAGTAAACTCGAGAGAAGGAGAAATCACTCCCTAAGAGGAGATACTGGCGGGGGCCCACGATGAATGGATACACAGCCATGGAACCACGTGAGGGCAGGGTCTGAATCTCAACATAGCGCTGCCCCTCCCAGCGGAGAATCTTGGAGTCGCCAATGAAGCGTGTAAGGCAGAGGTAGAGAACTTTGCGCACCCAGAAATGCTTGACCATCTGCACGTCAGCAGTCTCAGTGATCTGGGAATGAAAGGCAAACTGGCGCAGGCTGCGATTCCACTGGTAAACCACTGGGGGCTGGGAGGCACTGGAGAGAATGAGACGCTGCTTCCCCTCCACATCTAGGAACTCCACATGGGTGTCACGATGCCAGGGATGAAGGGATTGGTGGGAGTAGAAACCGTTGCTGTTCCAGCGGTATATGCTCGTAGAGCCTGCCTTGGAACTGTCTGCTACTGCAAAGTACCACTCATCATCCAGCTGGAAGGTCTCAACAAAGTTGGGTTTCCTCACACGTGTGGTGTCAATGTCCTGAATCTTCACAAATCGCTGTGGGTCCTCTTCCCACCTGTAAAGGTATCAATCAGGTCAGCCATCCCTAAATCATCATTGTAAACATCTAACCTTAAGTAGATATCcacagacttccagtcattgagctaatgctagttagcattggcccacgaaactacctctaacttccttcatactggacacagaaacataaaaatggtatccacgagttcatatGACTCTGagaaagtagataaagggcctcattgccaaaatctcgAAGTATGCATTTAACACAGTTTGTGGCTAAGAAAATGaacaagtcaatgacactgtATTGCTTATAGGAATTGGAATAAGTCTCACTTGTAGATGTGGGATCCTCCAAAAAGTTGAGCCACAACCATGTAAAGAGTGTTGTTTATTACCACAGGCTTGCAGTAGACAGCGGAGCGAGCTAGGAGAAACACAGAAGCAGAAAGTAGCAAGTTTAGTTGACTTCAGTATCCTCTGTGTACTTAAAGAAGTAGTTTGCTCCCAGATACAATGTAAATTCCCTTGGTCTATAATTAAATGATAATAGTTGAATGCATTGATTGTCTTCTGGCATGAATACTTATTTTTAGAAGGCGTCTTGGAAGAAACGTACATGTTATATTATGGTACATCCGGAAGACCATTTCCACATGATCCCATACAAACAGTGTACAGAACCCAGTATCAGGCTGGGCGAAGGCCACAAACTGATCGTCGTTGAATTCATAGGACTCCACTGACACAGACTGGAAGGGGAAAGTTTCATAAACTGCAAAGTctacaggggaagagagagatgaagattaTCAACCTGTAAATGAAGTGCCTTGATGTCCTGTGAAATGAATAATTGTTTTAATAATTGGGGACAAACCTGCgctgatacagttgaagtctcgTGGGGTTAGATCATGGATTCTGCGGCCTTGGAACTCAAATGGGCTGGCACAGTAGATGGCAGGGACAGAGGTGTTGGACTTCTCCATCCAGTCCACAAGCCACTTGATTTTACAGTCACAGCGGAATGAGTTACCCCGCAGGTCTCTGGGTAACACATAGAACAATAATTGCCCACCTATGACACAGTTCTTAGAAAACTATCTGTAGTAAGGATTCTCTGTAGCACTTTAAATTACAGCACTTCATAAAGTgggtaataacatggtaataaTATGTTAATACTAATAAGTTAGTTACTTGTTTTAAAAACATAAAATCACAAGATGAATCCAATGATGATAAGGATACCATGTTCCCTTTTAAAAATATATGTACTTACAAGTCTGTCAGAATGTCAAAATATTTGAAGAGTTCTCTTGGAAGGAGCTGCAGGTTATTATTTGACAGAGAactacaaaaaaacagaaaatgaaTAATGTCAAAACATGTCCATACAATTCAAAACTAGTATTCTTCCATTGATATTTACAGAGAAATAGGCAGAAGATGTACTCACAGGTGAGTCAAGGATTTAAGCCCTCTGAAGGTGTGCTTTGACAGGGCTTGGATGTCATTGTTCTCTATAAATCTGATgggcatacagagagagaggatcacTCATTATACTGTGTCACACATACatggagtataccaaacattaagaacactccTCCCTTTattcctcagaacagcctcgatttgtctggtcatggactctacaaggtgtcgaatgcgttccacagggatgcgggccgatgttgactccaatgcttcccacagttgtcaagttggttggatgtcatttgggtggtggaccatttttgatacacatggAAAACTGTTGAACGTGGAAAAAACAgctgcgttgcagttcttgacaaagcCGGTGTGCCTGGGACCTTCTACCGGTTTCAAATGCATTTATATATTGTGTTtttccctctgaatggcacacacacacaattcatgtctcaattgtctcaaggcataaaaatccttctttaacctgtctcatccccttcatatacacttattgaagtggatttaacaagtgacatcaatacctggattcacctggtcggtctatgtcatggaaagagcaggtgttcttaatgttttgtatactcagtgtagataGTAGACTTCTGAAAAAATGCAAGCAATCATGACAATCAAGATCAACCCAGTGAATGAATGACTCAGACAGACAGCTTTGTATTAATAGTGGCATCTCAATGAATGTGTATTCTTATGATAAAAACATGCTTTCTGGTAGAACTCGGGGTCATTTGCCAATATAATACAATCAAGATAATTTGAATACATTGCCATTTCAATCATGCATAGTACACAGCCTTCTTCTCCATATTCAGAGTATAACATTGGTCTTACTGAACCTTTTATCATaattgtgtctctgtctgtccctcatttatttatttaattaaaaagCTTGTTACCAAGGGGATCATGTCCTGCTTCTTGAATCTTAAGCAGCTATAATGGGAATGGACCTGGGCCTGGCTGTTGGCTGGAATGTCTGCAGTAAGAGCAGCACTGACCTTGAGTATAAGCCAAGTGTTgaagaagaggggggaggggatcTAGGAACAGTCACCTACTGGCTGCGGTGAAACTTGTTCAAAACAAACAAGCCATCATCCCCCCACTCACATTTTTCTAATGAAGTTAACATAGCAGGTGTATGTTTTGGATATACTTAAAATTGAGAATTGACAGTTGGCAAAAGAGCCCCATCATCAGATACTTAGTAGGGTGCCTCTACATGGGTTCAGTAATGAATATAAATATTGCCTGAGCCCTGTATCAAAGTTCAGGTGACAATTGACTACAAGTGTATTCTCTGTATTCATTCTGGATCTGTGAAGCATCCCAGGGCTACACCGTGTGAGCTCAGCCAGcctgcattctgtctcctatatTGAGCAGCACTGAATATGAAGATATGAGTTCATTAGCATTCACAGTGAGGAGCCACCTTGGGTAGAGCTGGCAGGGCGATGCAGAGCCCTAGGGCTGAGCTGCAGCCAGAGCCACACAATCATTTTATGGAGCCTAATGCATTGCTTCCGTGAAAAGCAGCAAATGTGATGGTATCAGCAACCTCACATTTCCTGGGGCCCAACTTCCCATCAATTAACAAAATGGTATGCTCAGCTTCATCAGGCCCCACAAAGGCAGTAAAGGCTCTGTGGTAGGAGGAGGATCAATATCCAATGCTATTTACGCAATCCTTGTCTGGCTGAGAACTGGATCTTTCATTGTAACACCACTACCTCATCCTCTCAGATAGAATGGTTGTTGGGGGTATATCTGTGGTTGAATAAGGGCACAAAGTATGACACTTACAAGTACTGCAGGTGTGACAGACCTGCGAAGGCATCATCAGCCACAACAGTGAAGGTGTTGGAGTTCAGCagactgcagagagggagagaaagagagaggtttaTAACACACTGGAAGGAAATCTGTTTCACTTTCCTTTTCAAATGCTTAATTTAACAAAATCTCCAGAAAAATACTGCTGGAGAGGTTAAAAAAAACATGCTAATCAATACTGGCTACTGtaaatgtgtatttatttacaCAGGATTACACATGGACACAAGTAGTGTACAAAACACCTCCCCAGTAACAAATAAATCACCTGAATGGTTGtggagtggaaataggaagagcTATTCAATTTCAAGGAACAGATCAACTGTTCAATATAGTATAGGTCagctttaaaggcccagtgcagtcaaaaaacaaattttcctttgttttatatatatttaaacgctatgtggttggaataatactgtgacattttttaaatgataatgccattttacagtaagagctatttgaaaatacctcctgaaatttcagcctgtttttgtgggatggagttttgtcctgcctggtgacatcaccaggtgatTCATTAGTTaaaagaccaataagaaagagagttccaaacctctctgccaaaaagctagttttcagttttcccctccccactcagaccactcccagacagttctAGCGAAATTCTTTCTTGAgaaaattgctctttgctaagaagctttgCTAAGAAGCTCCTtatttaccattttaattgaaaacaatcacagtaaggtacttaattgttactcagaaatgatttgatattgagataaaaacagctgcattgggccttttaATATGAGCTCAAAACCACAAaatgtgaaaacacacacacgcaaacacacaaacacacacactccattgaATCTGCTTAGACAGATAAGCCATTGTTTAAACAGAAGAGAACTGAAGGGAGTCAGTCATTGGCGATGACACTGATACAGAGCCACTTTACTTTCACTACTGCCATGTCACCACTGTTTTCAATAACAGTTTATTTCAAGAGATTTATAGTGCTTGTATTGTCTAACAAATGTTACTTCACGACTTGTGCGTTTTATCTAGTtatctgtatgtgtatgtttagCCCTCAATCTTACTACATGTATTATCTTGATTTTGGTCTCCAAAACAACAGGCGAGATTGGTCTAgctgattttttgttgttgtatagaAGATGGTGTCTTGGAGAGAACATGTTAAGCCTTTTCATTTTAACCCAAACCACAGAAGTAAAGTTGAGACTGTTTGCTCTAGTTCCTCTAACTCagacaggaagggagagaatGGGATGATGGGATATGCATGAATACTCACAGAAACTGCAGAAGGTGCAGGTGGGAGAAGGCTCCCTCTGGGATTGTAGTGAAGGCTGCATTCACCATCGTCCTGAGGAGTACAGACAATCAACTTATCATCATTCAGACTCCATCAATTAACATTGAGTCAATTTCATAATCCTTATCCAACCCCTGTTGTGCGAAAGGGCTTGTTGCTCCATGCTTAAAGTGGATGTATGTTGCCAGTCAGCCACAGAGGTTAGTGAATTTTGTATGTTTATTAGCATAACTTTTGGTTAAAAGTTGAAAGGGAAAAATAAGAATTGTTAGATCCTGATGGATGGTGGTACTGCATCACACCTAATCAATATAAGGGGATGGGGCCTGCATGGGAATGTTCTCCTCAGTCCCCAGGCACAGTCAATCTATTGACAGAACTGAACATGCAGCATGGGATGTTTTACCAAGAGCTCCTGTGGATAAATCTGTCTTACTATTTGAATTTCAAGAAGGGCAAAATCTTTTAAAACTAGGACACAGTTTCCTTATTCACAggtccatgtcttcatcactttAAAATGAGGCCACCTCCACCTTGCAGTGCTTGTGCACTTCAATTCCCCAAACTCTTTAAATGCTCAATTACAGAAAGATAATAAATTCAGTCAATAGAGACAAAATTATTGTATAAGTAAAATGTATGCAGATAGAGTATGCTATCTACTACATTATTGGCTTCCATTAATTGAGTGTGCACTATCTATCTAACCTTTGTAAGGTTACTATTCCTTGGAGGACACGCAGGTCTTTTGCTGTGAGATGTGAATCTATTGTAAGTGTCTCTCCCAGGAGGGCTATGGCACATCCCATTGCTCTACTCCAATCAATGTAGTCTCATTTCTGCCAGCTCCCCCTGACTTCTGTCCAAGAATGAGGAGAGACTGAGGCACAGTGCCCATTTGTTATCTTTTATTAGCATTTGTGAACGTCATCTTTTCTTTCTCATAATGTCTCTTTAAAATCTTTCAGACACACGTTCTTGAGGAGCACAAACACTGTGTTTCTCTCTTGAGAAACATAGTATAATATAATCTGAAACTGTTTAAAAATGTTGTAGACATGAAGTATAAGCTTTTGGTAACCAGAGTAGACTCTGCAGAATGTATTGTAAAAGTGTTGCCTATGTTTGCGTGATGTGATGTCATCCGTAAAAACCATGCATGACATCACAGTCTTCATGTACATTATCAACAGCTGGTTTTatcattttggaatgaaatgtaaGGAATAGACCAAAAATCTGAAAGAGGTATacatgaacagacacacacagagtgatcAGTGTTGTACTCACAGGGAGATGATCCCAGGGGGAAAGCTCTTGGGGATAGTCTTGGTATCCACACAGAAGGCACTGTCTTTGGTGCAGGAGCAGGTGGTAGGACAGCGGGGGATTTTGGGGACCCTCTTGGCCCCAGTCTCCCCCACCAGGCAGAGAAGCAGACATAGGTTGGACAACAGCTTCAGCCATCCCGGGACCCTTCTCGATCTGGCATTCAGCATATTTCCTCTACGGATGTAAAGAGGCAAAGGGACTGGTGACAAAGACTGCTGAGCCTCAAGAAGTTGTATTTTCTCTTCAAAGAAGAACAAGACAAAATCTCTGTTGCAGTAGAAGTGATGTTGCTGAGCTATCGAAAGACTGTGaagagttggggagagagagagagagagagagagagagagagagagagagagagagagagagagagagagagagagaaagagggcagtCGGATGGTATCTtcactgaatgtgtgtgtgtgctctgcagCTTCCCTGGATGTGTGTGTTCTCCCTAGAGCTGCTGTCAGAGTGCAGACTGCGGGAGCGAGGCTACAATTCCCCGCACTAGGACCTGTACGCAGCGCCACTGACTCTGAATGATTTACTATCGTACACAGAAGACTTAAAAATATGACCAGGGAGGCAGccaggcagggggaggggagaggaggaacaaGGCAGTGTCAGGCCTGGCAGGCTGGGTGGGAATGGAAGGGTGAGGGGGTTCTGGGGTCTTTACACTgcctcagactctctctctctctctctctatctctctctctctctctgagcctgttATCATCCTGTTATCGGGATTGGAATTATGGAGACAATAAGAAAAATACCACTTTTAACATTTAAATGAGAGGAGATAGGCAAGGAATAAAGCCTCACAGAAAAATAAAGGAAAGAGTCATAGGAAAGGATAATAGATATTAGGATAGAAGAGAAGAGAACAATCTCTTAGATAACATCCACAAGGGCGGCAGAGTACTGAGAATCACTGCAGTAGCTACCGCATATCAGAGCTAAGCTGCTGGCCTCATTTCAAACTTGTGTTCTGGTAGTCAACTAGTAATGGTAATACACTTTTTGGCAAGTTAGCAAGTTATATTTTTATATTAAACATTGTATTTGTATAAGTAATTTACTACATAACCCATGAATCAGTAATTGTCAGTAACAACATATATTACCTCTTCTTTTTAATTTACATGTAGGACAATGGTGCACACATATGCAGATTTGGAGGATGATTCAGAGCATGAACAACCCAGATTAGAACCTATAGAATTCCATTGAatcctatatacagtgccttcataaagtattcagaccccttgactttttccacattttgttacgttacagccttattctaatatatatatatatatatatatcctcagcaatctacacactataccccataatgttaaagtacGAACAGGTattcagacatttttgcaaagttatgaaaaaaaaaatgaaaaaaaaaaatacttatttacattatgagaatcgaaattgagcttaggtggatcctgtttccattgatcatcctttagatgtttctacaacttgattggagtccacctgtagtaaattcaattgaaagtatatgatttggaaaggcacaaaactgtctatataaggtcccacagttgacagtacatgtcagaacaaaaaccaaaccatgagttcgatggaattgtcagtagagctccgagacatgattgtgtcgaggcacagatctggggaaaggtaccaaaacatttctgcaacattgaaggtccccaagaacacagtggattccatcattcttaaatggaagaggtttggaactaccaagactcttcctatagctggccgccctgagcaatcgggggagaagatgggaaaaccttctagaaggacaaccagcactctgcagcactccaccaataaggcctttatggtagagtggccagacggaagccactcctcagttaaaggcacatgacagcccgcttggagtttgccaaaaggcacctaaagactctgagaccatgagaaacaatattctctggtctgatgaaaccaagattgaactctttgacctgaattccaagcgtcacgtctggaggaaacctggcaccatccctacggtgaagcatggtggtggcagcatcatgctgtcggatgtttttcagcggcaaggtctgggagattagtcagaatcgaggcaaagatgaacagagcaaagtacaaagagattcttgatgaaaacctactccagagcgctcaggacctcagatttgGGGCAACGGTTCACCTTCctacaggacaaagaccctaagcttcgggacaagtctctgaatgtccttgagtgccccagccagagcccggacttgaacccgattcgaacatctctggagagaccttaaaatagctgtgcagcaacgctcccccactcaacctgacagagcttgagaagatttgcatagaagaatgggagaaactccccaaatagaggtgtggCAATTTttttcatacccaagaagactcaaggctgtaattgcaccaaagg contains these protein-coding regions:
- the lgi3 gene encoding leucine-rich repeat LGI family member 3; the protein is MLNARSRRVPGWLKLLSNLCLLLCLVGETGAKRVPKIPRCPTTCSCTKDSAFCVDTKTIPKSFPPGIISLTMVNAAFTTIPEGAFSHLHLLQFLLLNSNTFTVVADDAFAGLSHLQYLFIENNDIQALSKHTFRGLKSLTHLSLSNNNLQLLPRELFKYFDILTDLDLRGNSFRCDCKIKWLVDWMEKSNTSVPAIYCASPFEFQGRRIHDLTPRDFNCISADFAVYETFPFQSVSVESYEFNDDQFVAFAQPDTGFCTLFVWDHVEMVFRMYHNITSRSAVYCKPVVINNTLYMVVAQLFGGSHIYKWEEDPQRFVKIQDIDTTRVRKPNFVETFQLDDEWYFAVADSSKAGSTSIYRWNSNGFYSHQSLHPWHRDTHVEFLDVEGKQRLILSSASQPPVVYQWNRSLRQFAFHSQITETADVQMVKHFWVRKVLYLCLTRFIGDSKILRWEGQRYVEIQTLPSRGSMAVYPFIVGPRQYLLLGSDFSFSRVYLWDDLTQRFQLFQELNMRAPRAFSLVSVDNKDILLAASFKGNTLAYQHLIVDLSAK